In one window of Gossypium hirsutum isolate 1008001.06 chromosome A01, Gossypium_hirsutum_v2.1, whole genome shotgun sequence DNA:
- the LOC107939018 gene encoding GDP-mannose transporter GONST3 isoform X2, translating to MSKDVEDPADRGPEVLVPSGDAQETWYSCVLKQVSVYGVAAGYCISASLLSIINKWAVMKFPYPGALTALQYLTSAAGVVLCGWFKVLEHDPLDLRTMGQFLPAAIIFYLSLFTNSELLLHANVDTFIVFRSAVPIFVAIGETLYLSQPWPSLKTWISLGTIFGGSVLYVLTDYQFTLTAYTWAAAYLVSMSIDFVYIKHVVMTIGLNTWGLVLYNNLEALLLFPLELLIMGELKKIKHEISDESDWHSFQVILPVGLSCLFGLAISFFGFSCRRAISATGFTVLGIVNKLLTVVINLVIWDKHSTFVGTVGLLICMLGGVMYQQSTSCKPKAVSEATVQETEEQQNLLEMQNNSQAKNNEKEDTKIEK from the coding sequence ATGTCTAAGGATGTGGAGGATCCTGCTGACCGTGGTCCTGAAGTCTTGGTTCCCTCTGGTGATGCCCAAGAAACATGGTATAGTTGTGTACTAAAGCAAGTATCTGTCTATGGAGTGGCGGCAGGATACTGCATTTCAGCTTCTCTTCTCTCCATCATCAACAAATGGGCTGTAATGAAATTTCCTTATCCAGGGGCACTAACTGCTTTGCAGTATCTGACAAGCGCAGCTGGTGTAGTTCTCTGTGGATGGTTTAAGGTCCTAGAGCATGATCCACTTGACCTTCGGACCATGGGGCAGTTCCTACCTGCAGCCATTATATTTTATCTCTCTCTCTTTACCAACAGTGAGCTCCTCCTACATGCTAATGTTGACACTTTCATTGTCTTCCGATCAGCGGTTCCTATATTTGTTGCAATAGGAGAGACCCTTTACTTGAGCCAACCTTGGCCTTCATTGAAGACATGGATCTCATTAGGCACCATCTTTGGCGGCAGTGTCCTTTATGTTCTTACTGATTACCAGTTCACATTAACTGCCTATACTTGGGCTGCTGCATACTTGGTAAGTATGTCTATAGATTTTGTTTATATAAAGCATGTGGTAATGACTATTGGTCTAAATACATGGGGTCTTGTACTGTACAATAATCTTGAGGCTCTCCTATTGTTTCCTCTTGAGCTACTAATAATGGGAGAGTTGAAGAAAATAAAGCATGAAATCTCGGATGAGTCTGATTGGCACTCTTTTCAAGTGATTCTACCTGTGGGTTTATCATGTTTATTTGGGTTGGCCATATCTTTCTTTGGGTTCTCTTGCCGAAGGGCAATTTCTGCTACAGGGTTTACTGTTCTTGGTATAGTTAACAAGCTATTGACAGTTGTGATTAATTTGGTTATTTGGGACAAACATTCGACTTTCGTGGGGACTGTGGGGCTCTTGATTTGTATGCTAGGTGGTGTTATGTATCAGCAGTCGACAAGCTGTAAGCCCAAAGCTGTCAGTGAAGCTACAGTTCAAGAGACAGAGGAACAGCAGAATTTACTTGAAATGCAAAACAACTCACAAGCCAAGAACAATGAAAAAGAAGATACTAAGATAGAGAAGTGA
- the LOC107939018 gene encoding GDP-mannose transporter GONST3 isoform X1, with product MCWKFWMSKDVEDPADRGPEVLVPSGDAQETWYSCVLKQVSVYGVAAGYCISASLLSIINKWAVMKFPYPGALTALQYLTSAAGVVLCGWFKVLEHDPLDLRTMGQFLPAAIIFYLSLFTNSELLLHANVDTFIVFRSAVPIFVAIGETLYLSQPWPSLKTWISLGTIFGGSVLYVLTDYQFTLTAYTWAAAYLVSMSIDFVYIKHVVMTIGLNTWGLVLYNNLEALLLFPLELLIMGELKKIKHEISDESDWHSFQVILPVGLSCLFGLAISFFGFSCRRAISATGFTVLGIVNKLLTVVINLVIWDKHSTFVGTVGLLICMLGGVMYQQSTSCKPKAVSEATVQETEEQQNLLEMQNNSQAKNNEKEDTKIEK from the exons ATGTGTTGGAAATTTTGG ATGTCTAAGGATGTGGAGGATCCTGCTGACCGTGGTCCTGAAGTCTTGGTTCCCTCTGGTGATGCCCAAGAAACATGGTATAGTTGTGTACTAAAGCAAGTATCTGTCTATGGAGTGGCGGCAGGATACTGCATTTCAGCTTCTCTTCTCTCCATCATCAACAAATGGGCTGTAATGAAATTTCCTTATCCAGGGGCACTAACTGCTTTGCAGTATCTGACAAGCGCAGCTGGTGTAGTTCTCTGTGGATGGTTTAAGGTCCTAGAGCATGATCCACTTGACCTTCGGACCATGGGGCAGTTCCTACCTGCAGCCATTATATTTTATCTCTCTCTCTTTACCAACAGTGAGCTCCTCCTACATGCTAATGTTGACACTTTCATTGTCTTCCGATCAGCGGTTCCTATATTTGTTGCAATAGGAGAGACCCTTTACTTGAGCCAACCTTGGCCTTCATTGAAGACATGGATCTCATTAGGCACCATCTTTGGCGGCAGTGTCCTTTATGTTCTTACTGATTACCAGTTCACATTAACTGCCTATACTTGGGCTGCTGCATACTTGGTAAGTATGTCTATAGATTTTGTTTATATAAAGCATGTGGTAATGACTATTGGTCTAAATACATGGGGTCTTGTACTGTACAATAATCTTGAGGCTCTCCTATTGTTTCCTCTTGAGCTACTAATAATGGGAGAGTTGAAGAAAATAAAGCATGAAATCTCGGATGAGTCTGATTGGCACTCTTTTCAAGTGATTCTACCTGTGGGTTTATCATGTTTATTTGGGTTGGCCATATCTTTCTTTGGGTTCTCTTGCCGAAGGGCAATTTCTGCTACAGGGTTTACTGTTCTTGGTATAGTTAACAAGCTATTGACAGTTGTGATTAATTTGGTTATTTGGGACAAACATTCGACTTTCGTGGGGACTGTGGGGCTCTTGATTTGTATGCTAGGTGGTGTTATGTATCAGCAGTCGACAAGCTGTAAGCCCAAAGCTGTCAGTGAAGCTACAGTTCAAGAGACAGAGGAACAGCAGAATTTACTTGAAATGCAAAACAACTCACAAGCCAAGAACAATGAAAAAGAAGATACTAAGATAGAGAAGTGA
- the LOC107939017 gene encoding caffeic acid 3-O-methyltransferase: MQIRSQNFGKAKQPETGAEKETMSQEDQEEEVGKLAVRLANAVVLPMVLKSALELNIIDTILAAGDGAFLSPSQIASALPSKNPDAPVLLDRMLRLLASHSILKCAVKAKEKEEIERLYGAGPLCKFLVKNQDGGSIAPLLLLHHDQVFMQSWYHLNDAILEGGVPFSKAYGMTAFEYPGTDQRFNRVFNQAMSNHTALIMRKIVDVYKGFDGLKVLVDVGGGIGVALSFITSKYPQIKGINFDLPHVLADAPTYSGVEHVGGDMFESVPKGDAIFLKWILHDWSDEHCLKLLKNCWEALPNGGKVIIVESILPEVPDTSVSSNIVCEQDLFMLAQNPGGKERTLKEYEDLALKTGFSGCEVICCAYNSWVMQMEKRAIY; the protein is encoded by the exons ATGCAGATAAGGTCTCAAAATTTTGGTAAAGCGAAACAACCAGAAACAGGCGCTGAGAAAGAAACCATGTCTCAAGAAGATCAAGAGGAAGAAGTTGGGAAACTGGCCGTCCGCCTAGCCAACGCCGTGGTACTTCCAATGGTCTTGAAATCAGCCTTGGAGCTGAACATAATTGACACAATCTTAGCCGCTGGTGACGGCGCGTTTCTGTCACCTTCCCAGATTGCGAGTGCCCTTCCTTCAAAGAATCCTGACGCACCAGTGCTACTAGATCGAATGCTACGCCTGTTGGCCAGCCATTCCATTCTCAAATGCGCAGTAAAagcaaaggaaaaagaagaaattgaaagacTGTACGGTGCAGGCCCACTATGCAAGTTCCTTGTTAAGAATCAAGATGGAGGGTCGATTGCACCTCTCCTTTTGTTGCACCATGACCAAGTCTTCATGCAAAGCTGGTACCATTTAAATGATGCTATACTAGAAGGAGGGGTTCCTTTTAGTAAGGCATACGGGATGACAGCATTTGAATATCCAGGAACTGATCAACGATTCAATAGAGTATTTAACCAGGCAATGTCAAATCATACTGCTTTGATAATGAGGAAGATTgttgatgtttacaaagggttTGATGGGTTGAAAGTGTTGGTTGATGTGGGTGGTGGGATTGGGGTTGCTCTCAGTTTTATTACTTCAAAGTATCCTCAAATCAAGGGCATCAACTTTGATCTGCCTCATGTTTTGGCTGATGCACCCACTTATTCAG GTGTTGAGCATGTTGGCGGAGATATGTTTGAAAGTGTTCCAAAAGGTGATGCTATTTTCTTAAAG TGGATACTCCATGATTGGAGTGATGAACATTGCTTGAAGCTTCTCAAGAACTGTTGGGAAGCTCTCCCTAATGGTGGGAAAGTGATTATTGTGGAATCTATCTTACCCGAGGTTCCCGATACCAGTGTTTCTTCAAACATTGTCTGTGAACAAGATCTGTTTATGTTAGCTCAAAACCCGGGGGGCAAAGAGAGAACCCTAAAGGAATATGAGGACTTAGCTTTAAAAACAGGTTTCTCTGGGTGTGAAGTAATCTGCTGTGCTTATAACAGCTGGGTCATGCAAATGGAGAAAAGGGCAATTTATTGA